The window GAAAGAATGCTCAGCAGAAACTGAGTATAGTTCTAGAAATTTGTTGATGCAAACCCAAAAGTGTATGAATTTTTAAGGCGTTGAGATCCATTGTACTGTATGCATCCATATGCTTTTGGTAATCAATTCAGTTATTGCCATCATTTGATTGCCATGATGCTGATGTTTTGTATattcgatttttttaaatagtttttgcaAATGTAGGCTTGATAATGGGACTTTCTATATGCACTAGGAGTATTTCATATTTGAGCTAAAATAAGTTGTCTAACTGCTGGTAATATATCCGTGGTTAGGAACTGGGAAGGGTTCACCTGTTGAATTTTAACACAAGTGTCAATTGAATGCATCTCATCGatctattatttttcaatattagtttgtagtatttttaataaagtaaatttaataattttaatggtTAAGATCCTCTCCAGTGACATAAGGTTTAAGTTGCTATATGTTGTACCAGGTGGGGGAATAGTTCTAGCACACTTGCTGCACAAGTTATAAAACATATCAGCCCtgcaaaaattgtttaaatgggttttattcatatttagtTGGTGCTAGCCTGAATACTATATGAATACTATATGGACCAAAGCTGGTTTGCAGTTCAATAAGTGGAAAATTATGGGTTTACAGATTTTGCAATGCATGGATCTGACTCTAGAGTTTTGGACTGATTAGTGGGTTCAGAATAAATAGTTTGGTTGTATCCTTGAACAAGAGTGTTAGCAACACTCTAACATGTTGGAATTTATTATAAACCATAAATTTTGGTGTCACTTCTAAATTAGAAgagaaatcaattaaatgaGAAGTTGTTTTAGGGTCATTTggtgtcaaggaataagatacAATAGGATAAtctgttattatattttattttcatccatcATTTGATGAGTTAAGATAGAATAAGTTTATCTTATTTACCTGATTCTTTTCATTACTTTATAATTTATCTCAAGTGTGAGCTAGATATAACTATAAAACTATTActttaaatgttatttattcaattaaaatatactataaattgagttattatgaaaaaaaatattataacataatatataagtATGCCATGTAGTCGTGACTTAATGTTTGACATGTGCATTACGAAAACCTTCCATATcttaatatattgatttttaaattaaagattgTTGAACATTTTATATGTGGAGCATTGCAATTTGCAAGTCCTTGCAATCGGCATCTTGATGAGCTGTGATAATAGGTTGGGTTTTTTTAGGTCATCAAGACATTAGTACCGAATATTTATAGGTTTAAGTATTAAAgtatttatctttatatttcacatttaaaatttagtatCTATGTTGTGTATATGCATTCTCacatttaaattcattaaacaaaaaaagttaacCTGTAAAGTGTAAACATTTAACGCGCTGTTTCAATTTCCAtaattgtttacaaaaaaaaaaagaggagtcAACAGGTTCATTGACCGGAGCCAAGGCATTATGAGCATCTTTAATAATGCATCTTATTTTGGGATCTTGGAGCAGTTTATGGTGGATTTCTGGCTTCTTCTTGGCTACCTTTTGTTCCATTGACTGGGAATTCGTGATGGTGTATCGGTGTCTGGACTGATGACGAGTAATTCTTGGAAGCAGAAACCTTTGTTCTTTTTTGAACAAATTTTTGTGCATTGTTGTAACCATTTAAGCTTATCTTTTAGCAGCTGTCACACATGCTAAAGTAAAATTgctttccttatttttcttccaaatgaCATATGCATGTATCATGACATCATTTTTCGTGTAACTCAATCTCTTCAAATCAATAGTTTGCTTGTAATGATCATTAAACTTTTGAACAccaacattaattttttgccaTCGAGATTTTACTTGATTCAATGTTTTCTTTTGTATATTATCATGaaaattcttgtaattttttgttactCTTAACAAAAAATAGTCTCTTGCTTGATCATTATTGACTATTGGATCCATTGAGATATTAAGTCATGAATCAATGAGAAGTGTATCGTCTTCAATTGAAATGTaaactcttcatttttttttttgtagaatttTCTCCTCTTTCCTTTAGTGTGATATTTTCTAGCCCAACTTAGGTAGAAAATTGTATTTCAACTTCATTATTGGAAGGAGTTTGTGAATTACTAGAACTATTGGGAGGCATACGAAACCTAGTAGAATTGGTTAGTGACATTAGAGGAAAAGTTTgagaactttaaaaaaaaaattgtgcaaaggGACGAATTATTTTGCATATAATTCATTGTTGTTCCTTTTATTTTGTTCATCCATTTTCTTTCCATTTGTTGGTTCCCTCCTCAATCGCTTAGGGagagatataataaaaaattgtttttttttaaaaaaaaaaaaattcagggtTCTTCTACAAGAATCCAACCTTTAGTGTAGAGATCTTAAGGTCTCTCTAATGTGAGATCTGGTGAAGAGGAAATCTTGAGATGAAGAATTTAGCTCAAGATCTCCCATTAAAGATGTTCTAAGCTTCTTTGGTTGAGTATAATCTTGTTGACCCATTTTTCCAAAGCAACAAGTCTTGTTGATGACACTACAAACCCATCCCATTCATGTCCCCCAAAAAATCCACCAAAGACAACTTCCAACTAAACCATTGTCGTCTCCACTTAAACGGAGTTCATATTGATCCATTTTACTAACTACTTGTTTAAATAAGATTTAGATATTTACATAAGTTATTATGCACACTcaacatatcaaaataaaataaaaaatacattttttgtatattttttatttggaatgTCTATgtcatttaatatataatttatttctctttttttaactttctttcCTATCAAATAACCTAAAAAACATCTCACTTtgtacttcttttttttcatttcatgtttggatagagaattttaattgagaaaagtaatttatcagagaatttgaatttctttaatctaaaattcattgcttgtatgtttttttatgaagaatttcaatttttgaaattttaaaaaaaaattttaaacaactaaaaatgtgaaattttaattttcttctaaaaaatgagaaattgaaattttctttttgatagaagaattttcaaaaacattCGCGTATTTCCTTTATAACTATCCTCTCTTCTACCTAAAAGTTTTTGAAATCTCGTTCTCGAACTTGCGTCATGatcttcttcttcaaaaaaCACTGTTTGAACTCATGGAGCGTCGATCAGGTGCGGCTGTAGGGAAACATGTAAAATTGCACCTACTTTGAAAAGAATAAGTTTGGAAGAGAGAGAACATTGTGCTCATAAATTCTCATTATTCAACTCTAACAAAAATACAAAGGTACTAGATATGTAAAGCTAACTGGCTAAGCTAACAAACTACTAAACCAGTTGTACAAGtaacagaaaactaacaaactacTAAGTCAGTTATAGAACAACAGAAAACAACTATGCTAGCTAATAGCTTGCTGTAAAAACAAAACTCAACACCTGTCATTCTGGGGAGTTGTTGCGGCCTATCACGCAGCGGAGGTGCTCGTCGGCGCAGAGGGTCTGAGTCATGTCTTATATCGTTGATTGAATGTTATGGTCGGGTGTGGTGATATACGTCGCTGTGTCCCGATTCCCCTACAACTCCCCATGCCGCAtcaatattcttctctttggaagcacaccaaccatatattctcttctctttgcattcattttctttcaccctcacacgtttaattttttttattcaaacacaaaattttgaaaataaaagaatttcaattgaagtatttaaaattcttaaaatttaaaatttttcaaaattttaaattctctaatccaaacacactcttaagtGACAAGTTGATGTTGGTCTAAGATGATGTTGGTccaaaacacaaaaactaaTTCAACACTTAGTAAACATGATGTTGGTccaaaacacaaaaactaaTTAGTGTGAGAATTAATTTGATACATTGTACTATCAAGAACTTCAAAGGAAATTTTTAATCTTCAGAAGCTAATATatctaatttcaaattttgaggATCATTTTAACTATTTACTTGTTTTGATATTGCATGCATATTCATCGTACATATAACTACACCCATAACTAGCCTCAGTCCCACAGATTTTCCACACCTTTGCTGCGTCTTCATCCATTGCTGGTCACTCTAAGACCAGGGTGGTTCTAGCAAGGAACACGAGATTGTCTATTCTTGAGTTGATCGAGGAGGACTTTCAATCGAAACTTGTAGCACCCAAGAGATTGAAAAACTCTTCTTCAATAGTCCTCATGGCCACACTCTACCATAGTGCCGACAGTCATTTGgaacaattaatataatttctgaTGGGAAGAAGTTGACATAGAAATTTATATCAACCAAGCCAAACTCGACTATAATTTCTAACCTTTTATGCTATGCAAACAACGATAAAAGGGgaggaaaaataaattgagCATATGACTAAGGAATAACATAACATTACTTAACATAGCATATTATATTACATATTGTTGTTCagtaaaattataagattaacttgatagttaaaaaaagaagaaaaaagacatCTTGGATTTGAATTTCTTTCACCAATAAGAATTAAGAAACTAATCATTAATATGtgtcgataaaaaaaatgttttgtggtTAATTATTAGCTAAATGTTAGGTCTGCAATGAAAATTACTAAACagattatgaattttaaaattaggcTTGCTATAAATTTTTTCCTTATACTGCAAAtgtaaatcaaatgaaaatttcaaaatgttttaaaaattaataaacattataaataatttggcaacattttttaaaatatgtacatGTTGCGTGTCAATGTGAAGTGAACTTGGTGGAAAGTGATCGTGATGACGATGAATGGTCATGAATCATGATGTTGTTAAGCACTTTAGTGATATACATTAGTTAGCCCCATAAGGCCATAAGTGAACAGTGAGCTTAAGGAAGCACACTGATTAGACCCCCACCGGCCAGAACCAGGAGTAAATTTCAAGTTTTCAGGAAAGCCAATGAGTGGGGTTAGGTGGAAGATATGATTATATCTCATACATTAGTTAAAACtcaaaaactttcaaaaacacAAGCTTACCATTTTTCCGGCCAAAGATACCCTTATTAGTTACATTTCTCATCGATGGATTATATATATGCATTCATTCATGATCCACAATTAATTAGTTCACTTTCTCGTTAGACATGTTTCCCTTCCAAATCAtgcattgttttaaaattaaaacacatgTAAATATCAGCGATAGCTAGGTAAATGAAACATGACCTGTTACAAATGCAATATATACGGACATGTGTCATTGGTTCAAACGACCCTTATtcgaattttttaattaaattattatatttgaaacttaaagataaaaaacatgTGATTAAGatgaaaatatcttattaaaagTAATCATTCagatttttttacaagaattaattatcaataaaccAATCGACAATCACATTAAGGTCACAGTGACTCCAAAAAAAACTGAAACACAATagcaatacattttttataaaaaaataaattgcattatttatcattaattgaaattcattaaaatttatgaaataacATAGTTCTTACTCTCTACTCCATGAATTTTACtcactattttaaaattatccgtAAATTTCTAtctataataaaaatagtaaaaaagagGTTGGGTAATTGACTTGGAATCTTGTACAATCATGCATTGCTGGCTACCAAAATGGAAGAGCAcgtagaaaaatgaaaatgacggACCCATGTTTCCTTTTTGTAACGTGGGGAAAGCCGAAGCACTTCCTAGGCCTTATCTTCGTAGTGTGTTATTTATTACTTTGCAGAAAAGAAAAACGGATGCAAGAGAAACCAAGGAACTAATTAAAAAGACCAAGTTCATTAGTTCAACTTCATCATGACTTTCAAAAGCTGTAATTAACATGGTAGCTTCACCCTAGTATGGGCCATGGCAGGGCATATATGCTAAAAATTATAGGGTCTGTAATACACGATtgaatgaaaagaataaaaggGAGTAAAAATAACCAAATCTTTTACATCAtgcaaacgaaaaaaaaaaataatttacagaaAGATAGAAAGAGACATAATAAATAACCATAAACATTAACCTAGTCTGAAGTTCCTTACATCCACATAGAAccaactcaaaaaaaaaaaaaaaaccgaaaatatataataacacaAAAAGAAGAGCCTCTTCTCTCTCAATCATAAACAAAACGAATCTGGTAGTTTAATTCATTTAGAAAccttaaattaacaaaaaagagAATCATCAAAGTGATCAAGATTTTGCATGTACAACATCTACACTAGCGCCGCAAGACAAGAACCTATGAAAAATCCTAAACAAAGCAGCGCATGAAATTTCCCTCATTTTCCTCCAAACCAAACACTTCCTTCTCCCAACGCCATGATTATGTTGAGAGCTTCCCTGCTTCTTCACTCTCTCCTTAACCCTCCCGAAACATTTCTGGGTTTTCTCCGGCACACTCTCTTTCCTCGAAAACTTGTAGCTTCTTAGGTACATCTGCCTGCACGAGATGCTATCCACCACCCTCGGGTGCCCGCCACACACGTGCGAACCTCCACCCCTTCTCCTCACAAACTCCGCGTCCGATTCCGGCCACTTGTAGAGGTTCACGTACGTCGCACGTACCGGCACACGTGCGTCGTTTACACACTTCGATATGCACACagagctcatcttcttcttcaattCAATTCCTCTCTAGGGGTATGCATGCaactatattataaattgttattgtagaaatgaaaaggaaaaggaaagagtAAAAGGCTTGAATTGGATTGCAAGACAAGGGTGAAGGGTGTGGGGAAGAGGGGTTGATTTATAGTGGGTTAATTTTGGCACGTTATCATGTGTGATGATTTGCAATGACTATGTTTTTGTGAAGGGTATTAATTGAATATGTGTGAGAGTTTGTGCTGTTAGGCAAAGGTTAGATGGcctaaagaaaattaattatcttcCAGCATATTAAAAATTGGGTTTTTCGAGATGTATAAGATGGATCGTGTTCGGTGGTGTAATAATGTGCCAAAATTACAGGGGGCTGCATGgaataatcatggttttctttcccATTTTTTAACCTTGCTTTGTTGCTTCACTGTCAGCATTTCATGATGTGACATCATTGGTCTACTTgtgttattatttaattgattgagTATGCATGGTTCTTTCTTTCGATTTAGGATAGAAAATGtaatttgatagagaataaagcCCCTTCATCTTTTATGAATATATTTGAAACTgagatttagaaagaaaaagaaagataaaataatttttcattattaataattattttgtattaatgatttttaaaaatgaaatgtattaaattttcattgtgtgtgtgtctatatatatataatataaaattaatgtattaaattttcattatatatatatatatatatatatatatatataatcattaattactcctttgatttaaaaatgaaaaaatgcacTTTTTCTTAAACTTCTCACTCTCAAGTGCACACCAATgcttaaaaattgatgttaatgatgaaaaaatataaacttcattaaaatatagtatttgttatactaaaaatataagatttttttaataattattctatTGTTTATCCTTAATAGACTGATATTAGATTATtaacattttcttattaaaaaaaactgaatgaGCTTTATTCACTAAGaagacaacatttatttgttGTCTGGACTAGGGCTCTcgaaaagaagaaaacatttatttttagtgGTCTGGACTTATTTATGGAAGAATATCAGAAAGAAATAAAGTGGAGAAGCACAAGAACAAAGAACTCCACGTGGGATTAGTTTTCTCTCAGAAGGCTACAGGTATCACTGTATTGCGTGAGCGTTTATGTGAATTTAAGAGAGCGTTAATGGCAGCATTTTATACTGGATGTGGATGACATATGCTAAACAGAAGAATAGCTACCAATTTCATCTTCTTAAATAAAGTGTCTGTTTgaataatatggataaaaaaatataaagcaaataATTCATTAAGgatgattgattaatttttttaataaaattaataattataattaataaaaaatagtaaaagtgatgatatttaaaccaaaaagcgTTATTGCCAACATTTATATTGGATGACATATATATGGTAAACATAGCGAAAGtgatattcaaaacaaaaaataagaaaaaagaaaatctttcTAATTAATTACTTCTGTCCATCGTTATAAGAATCTTTTAATTAATACacatttttaagtaattaatttaattgatcatattaaatctttcaattgtattattattctaaaattataattttttcatcttttttatttatttaattgtgtttcattaatgtttattgaaagaataattaaataagaatatatataataaaaaaaattaatacatctaaaaattgaaaaataatttttagattggatggaaaaaataatattttaagacacttgttagagacttcaataataaaaaaatgttgaaaactTAATCAATGTCTTTAAAGCATTGAAggtacttgtaaaaaaaaaaaattacattgtcaTGTAATCACgttgttatatattttgaaaataatttctaatgtgatttataaatattgattaagagagaaaaaatatttacattgcaCACATTTTAAACTCAATAAATTACTGAATACTAGTATAAAGGTTTACAATGGTTTCAACTAACCAACAGGATTCCTTAAGCGTCCTATTAAGATAATCAACAAAGTCATTAATCTTTTTTGTGCGCTAGCTTGTTTTTTGGTATTAGATTTTTAGTTATTGTTTCCCAATTAAATGACATTGTAAACGATTAATGCAATTATGCaactaaattataatattgcaattttttttttgttttagattatAAGTAGTAGATGTGACGTGGTCGTCAAAAAAAGATATGATAAACACGTAATGAAATAGTAAAAGAAGATATATCATTAAACTAACCTCTCTTTGTCCTAATCTTAGTTAAAAGGCTGAGAAAGATGTTAAAGTATCCTCTCTAAAGGCATTATAATGGAATTAGGTGGAAGAGATATGATATCGCCCAGCAAGAAAGTCTTAACTTTGGACCATTTCAAAGTCATCGTCTCGCAATTTGTTGCCTGTATTGTACGATTCGTATCTACAATTGGGAGTATGAAATGCAgacttcaaaaatttaaaatatgatttacttattattattattattttaaatggttttaattgattttctctctcaaaaatatgttaaatttaaaatacaaaaatataactttaatgCTGGATTAAGAAAttctcattaaattttattaaacaattatttttaaaaaccaaacatGAATTACTTcacttaaaactaatttttatccaaaatcaaatttgtatATACTTCACTGTAAATTAAATAAAGGGAATAAACTTGATTTTGAGGAAAGAAATTCAAAAGCAAATTGAAACTAATGCAagcaaatcattttaaattgacttaatctctttattttaatgttCTTATTGTCTTTGTGAATTAACCTTTGTTTCTTTTCAATATACAAAGTTGTACTCTTTCGGTTTTAGAATATATGACATTTAAGTTTTTACATAAgtataaagtattaaaaaatgtaattaatttattacataacttcttaatatatcatttatctctctaattaatgatttatttattttttcctatacACTATTCTTCCTAAGCATTTATTAAGGATatccttaaaataatatttaatataatattaattttgtaaaatgacatatattttggaatattttttttctctaaaacatCATATATTCTGAAATAGAAGGAGTATTTATCTAATTGAATTGATATATACTTTAGTGACAATTATATTCCATTAAATCTATCAAGTTTGTGTTAATTGATTGAATCCTTAAATGATTAAACTCACTTTTGTGATTTAATTGTTAAGTCCTTTCTTAGGTTCTGACGAATGGGCTCACTTCTCAGTTCTTCCTTAAATATGTAagcttatgaaaaatggtggtcAAACACTTTGTAtagacaaaatcaataaaagataaatcaagagagaaaaaactaaaagaacatAAAACTAATTCAATTAAGCATCAATGGTCGTCAAGGATTAAGCCCAGGATAAGGAAAAGAATCAAATTGGGTAAAAGAATCAAAGAAGAAGCATATCCTCCGCTTTTGCTCTCTCCCATATGCTAATCAAGGTTAAGATTCCTAATCCCAGAttcaaaatgttatttaaagagAGTGAGCTAAAAGAATTTAAGcccaaattaaaattgaaacctCAAAAAGATAACGTGTTAGAACAAGTATCTTTTAAGCTATTACTTTAAAGATTAATTTCGCCTTAAGTATGGGACTATTAATTCAaagaattttacaaaaaaaagttgaatatgatttttttttattaaataaattattctcacGTATAAACACATTaagattcattaaaaaaaaaagttaaaatttgatAGAAAAATAAGTAAAGTTTAATCTCAACCTTAACTTTAAGATATTTGATTAGTGAAATTACAATATAGAATTACTTATACGGTACTTAAATGACCTATTTTATgatattgtaaaatatatttcactttaagttatttatatatatatatatatatatatatatatttcattttatatattgttaataattaatatattacgtcaataaatttattttattttatctcatatATTACTGAGTttcaattaaattgaatttatatatttaaataaattagagaatcaaaattttgaattaataagataaaaataaacatgttcCAAGAGTGACTCTCACACGCGTCCCCAATAAGCGCCTTATCATGTCTCCCGCCCTCACCACTCTGTCACCGCCGTTATCTCTTTCCGTTACTTCGGCGGCGCGTCGTCCACGGCTGACAGCGATGGTGAAGACTGAGAAAAAGCAAAGCCTCGGCTTCGGCAGCGATAAGAAGGAAACAAAGTGGCACTGCGTGGAGGGTTGTGGTTCCTGCTGTAAGCTTCAAAAGGGTCCATCTTTTCCCTCTCCCGAAGAAATTTTCGACGACCCTTCTGACGTTCAGGTCCATTTTCCACTTCCACCTTTTGCATTCCAAAAAAAAACGTTTTTTTTTGCTACACGTGATATACTTTGTGAAATTGAACTATGGACATGTCGTTTATAGTATGAAATTGTTTATTTGTGTTGCTTTTGTTGGTTGGGAATTTCAGTTGTACAAAAGCTTGATAGGTCCTGATGGATGGTGTATTCATTATGAGAAGAGTACTCGGAAATGCTCCATTTACCCTGGTTTGACTATTATACTCTCTCAATTTTGATATAATGATGTTTGAATTTCGTCAGTGGAAATGTTTGGTTTTAAAAGTTTAacttttcatttctttgttctttttcaGAGCGTCCATATTTTTGCCGTGTAGAGCCAGAGGTATTTAAATCTTTGTTTGGAGTTAAAGAGAAGAATTTTCACAAGGAGGCCTGCAGGTTCACCTTTCTCACttactttttaattatgtttttcagGAATAGGGAAATTTTATTCAGATGAAAATGTTCtcctaaaaaattgttttgcttggtgttatttatataaaaagaacgTATTGAGTGAGAACATAATCTTGTCAGATAATTTAATCTTGACCATAACCAAGCATAAATGACTAGTTGAAActaaatttaagtaaaataatcTTGGCCATTCGGGAAGATGAGGATTAACTCGTCTCATGAGCTCTCTAGATATTTTTTCTGCATATTCCCATTTCCGAATATTGATATGCTAGTGGCCTAAAGCATTATAGTGGGGTAACAATCTCCTGAATTTTGTGAGATTGGAATAATTCTGAGGTTTTTACTTCAAGATGGCAATAGGTGCAACTTTGTGTCAAGGTTTGCTAATGAAGTTCTGTTGGGGTTGGTTATGTTTATGAGGTGGTTCCGTCGTATCTCTGGTTTTTTTAATGCAGAgttaatgaaatgaaaattatgGTAAGAAAGAAAAGCTAATTCCATATATACaataaaggtttttttttatcggccaaattagttgttagtttttgttagtgtgGGGGATTCAAACCCATGACCTC of the Glycine max cultivar Williams 82 chromosome 13, Glycine_max_v4.0, whole genome shotgun sequence genome contains:
- the LOC100818260 gene encoding uncharacterized protein yields the protein MSPALTTLSPPLSLSVTSAARRPRLTAMVKTEKKQSLGFGSDKKETKWHCVEGCGSCCKLQKGPSFPSPEEIFDDPSDVQLYKSLIGPDGWCIHYEKSTRKCSIYPERPYFCRVEPEVFKSLFGVKEKNFHKEACSFCRDTIKSIYGPNSKELHNFNSSIRNSSS
- the LOC112998752 gene encoding uncharacterized protein; amino-acid sequence: MSSVCISKCVNDARVPVRATYVNLYKWPESDAEFVRRRGGGSHVCGGHPRVVDSISCRQMYLRSYKFSRKESVPEKTQKCFGRVKERVKKQGSSQHNHGVGRRKCLVWRKMREISCAALFRIFHRFLSCGASVDVVHAKS